One Flavobacterium sp. 90 DNA segment encodes these proteins:
- a CDS encoding insulinase family protein, protein MKVRIFLAHFMILGLTQVSAQFKTTIPLRKDVVHGTLSNGMQYFILHNEWPKERADFYFVQNVGAILEDDNQNGLAHFLEHMAFNGTEHFKGKGIINMLAKHGVTFGRDINAYTAHDETVYNLSNVPVKNPVLLDSCLYVLHDWSGFLSLKDAEIDAERGVIHEEWRTRRNADLRIGSQLEPVLYNGSKYGKRDVLGDMDLIEHFKYKQLRDYYKKWYLPNHQAVIVVGDIDPVKIEQQIKKIMGSIPMPSNPAERTYESIPDNDKLLYKLAVDKEAQQTSISLNFKKNKPAVQDIATFENSIAEQLALQMMNNRFREYTVNNETALLGAGLSLSGLTRLTTLFTLSVNPKNGRLLEAFQQAYTEYERAIQNGFTKEELDRVKENMRTSYENQLKNKDKIGNENWASQLQSYFLEASPVMSLEDEVAFVNATLAKLDVNQINTVFRALPTEKNQILTVSGPEKDNVTYPTEADYTTAIQKIKAQKLEPYTETVANADLVTDKLTVKPIAKKFEIKGIKEAKGYVLENGAKVIIYPTTLSQDQILFSAFSQGGTSLLSEKDLASSQIATVLAKNSGLGEFKVTDLQKQLSGKTVKVSPFIGEHYEGFSGSAVKKDLETLLELTYLYFKNPRFETQAYKRIIDYYSNALENVNENNNKIFGDTIALLDSNHSKRTFLLSKENLAELKFDDASKIYKERFSNASDFTFVFVGNIAESDLEILNKFIGNLAGNQTQEKFTDHKIGMAKGFAKEKLIREMSVPKTSIYVHLENRNIAFSDKNQIMAYMLSQLLDKRYLDKIREDEGGSYGVQTQSSLSKNPTPVFSLSVSFDCNPEKDNKLLQIVYDELDNIVKNDVSEKDLSDIKEDLIKSNQQNIKSNSYWMSNIVDQLKTNDKFVSSSEYEKLIKSISVKDIKKYAGEVLPKADKVEVVMQPKTDKKA, encoded by the coding sequence ATGAAAGTAAGAATATTTTTAGCGCATTTTATGATCTTGGGTTTAACTCAGGTTTCAGCGCAGTTTAAAACTACAATTCCACTACGGAAAGACGTTGTACACGGAACATTAAGCAACGGAATGCAGTATTTTATTTTGCATAACGAATGGCCAAAAGAAAGAGCTGATTTTTATTTTGTTCAGAATGTAGGCGCTATTTTAGAAGATGACAATCAAAACGGACTGGCGCATTTTCTGGAACATATGGCTTTTAATGGTACAGAACATTTTAAAGGAAAAGGCATAATTAATATGCTGGCAAAACACGGAGTAACTTTTGGTCGTGACATTAATGCTTACACAGCGCATGACGAAACGGTTTATAATCTAAGTAATGTACCGGTAAAAAATCCGGTTTTATTAGATTCCTGTTTGTATGTTTTGCACGATTGGTCGGGATTTCTATCCTTAAAAGATGCCGAAATTGATGCTGAAAGAGGCGTGATTCATGAAGAATGGCGTACCAGAAGAAATGCCGATTTAAGAATAGGATCGCAACTTGAACCTGTATTATACAACGGTTCAAAATACGGAAAAAGAGATGTTTTAGGCGATATGGATTTGATCGAACATTTTAAATACAAGCAACTTAGAGATTATTATAAAAAATGGTATTTGCCAAATCATCAGGCCGTAATTGTTGTTGGAGATATTGATCCTGTAAAAATAGAACAGCAGATTAAGAAAATAATGGGCTCAATTCCTATGCCTTCAAATCCTGCAGAACGTACTTACGAATCGATTCCTGATAATGATAAATTGTTGTATAAACTGGCTGTAGATAAAGAAGCGCAGCAAACTTCAATTTCATTAAACTTTAAAAAGAACAAACCTGCTGTTCAGGATATTGCTACGTTTGAAAATAGTATTGCAGAGCAATTGGCTTTGCAAATGATGAATAATCGTTTTAGAGAATATACTGTAAACAATGAAACCGCTTTGCTTGGAGCAGGTTTAAGTCTTTCGGGTTTAACACGATTAACGACTTTATTTACCTTAAGCGTTAATCCGAAAAACGGAAGATTATTAGAAGCTTTTCAACAAGCATATACGGAATATGAGCGTGCAATTCAAAATGGTTTTACAAAAGAAGAACTTGATCGTGTAAAAGAAAATATGCGTACCAGTTATGAAAATCAATTAAAAAATAAAGATAAAATTGGTAACGAAAACTGGGCTTCGCAATTGCAGAGTTACTTTCTTGAAGCTTCTCCGGTTATGAGTTTAGAAGATGAGGTTGCATTTGTGAACGCGACTTTGGCTAAACTTGATGTAAATCAGATTAATACAGTATTTCGTGCACTTCCAACAGAAAAAAATCAGATTTTGACGGTTTCAGGTCCTGAAAAAGATAATGTTACTTATCCAACAGAAGCTGATTATACAACGGCAATTCAAAAAATAAAAGCGCAAAAACTAGAACCTTACACAGAAACAGTTGCAAACGCGGATTTAGTAACAGATAAACTTACAGTAAAACCAATTGCTAAAAAGTTTGAAATAAAAGGAATTAAGGAAGCAAAAGGGTATGTTTTAGAAAACGGAGCCAAAGTAATTATTTACCCAACAACGTTGTCTCAGGATCAAATTCTTTTCTCTGCTTTCAGTCAGGGCGGAACTTCTTTATTGTCTGAGAAAGATTTAGCATCGTCACAAATCGCAACCGTTTTGGCTAAAAATTCAGGATTAGGGGAATTTAAAGTTACCGATTTACAAAAACAGCTTTCCGGAAAAACAGTAAAAGTGAGTCCGTTTATTGGGGAACATTACGAAGGTTTTAGCGGAAGCGCCGTTAAAAAAGATCTGGAAACACTTTTAGAATTAACGTATTTATATTTTAAAAATCCAAGATTTGAAACTCAGGCATACAAACGAATCATTGATTATTATAGCAATGCGCTTGAAAATGTAAATGAGAACAATAACAAGATATTTGGCGATACGATTGCTTTATTAGACAGTAATCACAGCAAACGAACGTTTCTTTTGAGCAAAGAAAATCTTGCCGAATTAAAATTTGATGATGCTTCTAAAATCTATAAAGAACGTTTCTCAAATGCTTCTGATTTTACGTTTGTTTTTGTTGGAAACATTGCAGAAAGCGACTTGGAAATCCTTAATAAATTTATTGGAAACTTAGCAGGAAATCAAACTCAGGAAAAATTTACAGATCATAAAATCGGAATGGCAAAAGGATTTGCAAAAGAAAAACTGATTAGAGAAATGAGCGTTCCTAAAACTAGTATTTATGTACATCTTGAGAACAGAAATATTGCGTTTTCTGATAAAAACCAAATTATGGCCTATATGCTTTCTCAATTATTAGACAAAAGATATTTAGATAAAATCAGAGAAGACGAAGGCGGAAGTTATGGTGTACAAACGCAGAGTTCTTTGTCTAAAAATCCAACTCCGGTTTTTTCTCTTAGTGTAAGCTTTGACTGTAATCCAGAGAAAGACAATAAACTGCTTCAAATTGTGTATGATGAATTGGATAACATTGTGAAAAATGATGTTTCAGAAAAAGATTTATCAGACATAAAAGAAGATTTAATAAAAAGCAATCAGCAAAATATTAAGTCAAATTCGTATTGGATGAGCAATATTGTCGATCAGCTAAAAACAAATGACAAGTTTGTAAGCAGTAGTGAATATGAGAAATTAATAAAAAGTATTTCGGTAAAAGACATTAAAAAATATGCAGGCGAAGTATTGCCAAAAGCTGATAAAGTAGAAGTAGTGATGCAGCCTAAAACCGATAAAAAAGCATAA
- a CDS encoding family 16 glycosylhydrolase, which translates to MKKLNLLALTVTCVLGLGFASCAEDANPATKEQSASTKTSTGKVAGAPWIKQFEDTFDVGSSLSQWTKEQRADYNSWYCDYASSVPTTQWRDGKQCLEIKTTKLSTYKYQSGFISSNYQYKPENNTEYILSANIKLVAMDGGTYKSFTETYGAWPAFWSVQQNAWPTKGEIDIMEGYSFAPNASRYTSNLFYGTSSGTNQIGNAAERNYPGNFNINGNSGWHLYESYWKMKNNVVTVTIMVDNTTVATYTNSSASNLNLNNFGPHSIIFNLNVGSKDSNFIDPNKINLFSTVMMWVDDVTVYKRPI; encoded by the coding sequence ATGAAAAAATTAAATTTGCTAGCATTAACAGTGACATGTGTATTAGGTTTAGGGTTTGCATCTTGTGCAGAAGATGCAAATCCAGCGACAAAAGAACAATCAGCAAGTACAAAAACCAGTACAGGCAAAGTAGCCGGAGCGCCATGGATCAAACAATTTGAAGATACATTTGATGTAGGCTCAAGTTTGTCACAATGGACAAAAGAGCAACGTGCAGATTATAATTCATGGTATTGTGACTATGCCAGTTCAGTGCCTACGACACAATGGAGAGACGGAAAACAATGTTTGGAAATCAAGACTACAAAATTGAGCACGTACAAATATCAATCCGGGTTTATTTCTTCTAATTACCAATATAAGCCTGAAAACAATACGGAGTATATACTTTCTGCCAATATTAAATTAGTAGCGATGGATGGCGGAACTTACAAGTCTTTTACAGAAACGTATGGTGCATGGCCTGCTTTCTGGTCTGTTCAGCAAAATGCGTGGCCAACCAAAGGAGAAATAGATATTATGGAAGGTTATTCTTTTGCTCCAAATGCAAGCCGTTATACATCAAATCTTTTTTATGGAACTTCTTCGGGAACAAACCAAATAGGAAACGCTGCCGAAAGAAACTATCCTGGTAATTTTAATATTAACGGAAATAGCGGATGGCATTTATATGAGTCGTATTGGAAAATGAAAAACAATGTTGTAACAGTTACTATAATGGTGGATAATACAACAGTTGCAACCTACACAAATAGTAGTGCAAGCAATCTTAACTTAAATAATTTTGGACCACACTCGATCATCTTTAATCTGAATGTTGGATCAAAAGATTCTAATTTTATTGATCCTAATAAAATCAACTTATTTTCAACCGTAATGATGTGGGTTGATGATGTAACGGTTTACAAAAGACCTATTTAA
- a CDS encoding endo-1,4-beta-xylanase, giving the protein MKIKFLLMLTGIFFFLNSCSKDDNIAANGLETPVANAPKDVNDTGFRAKWMYVSHAKSYLLDVSTNENFSSFVPNYNAKEVIDLNEVVVGLTGGTQYFYRVRAKNETEISGYSNVISVVTTGTSNIPEDPTFLKVKANKLAHPFFVGMAIKASQLTTGSPYDVILKNEFSSISAEYEMKMDQISTASGVYNWTVADKIVAYGNSNNINVHGHALVWHNSVPKWLKDFSGTDAEFKAEVKKYITDVVTHYAGKVKSWDVVNESVDDNGTSMRNTIFLQRMGANYVKDCFQWAKDAAIAAGDNSLLLFYNDYATSTNLAKQNKVYSIIDDLKASNLIDGVGFQMHNNYLNPTKAQIETDLNKAVAKGLKIHVSELDIQVNQANDISTFTNERRLAQKEKYKEIVKIYNALPAANKYALTIWGMKDNESWIPFSTELNHPGNDWPLLYDSNFAIKSSHTGFLEGLD; this is encoded by the coding sequence ATGAAAATTAAATTTTTACTAATGCTGACTGGTATTTTCTTCTTTTTGAATTCTTGTTCAAAAGATGACAATATAGCGGCTAATGGCTTAGAAACGCCTGTTGCAAACGCACCAAAAGACGTGAATGACACCGGTTTTAGAGCAAAATGGATGTACGTTTCCCATGCAAAAAGCTATCTTCTGGATGTTTCGACCAACGAGAATTTCTCCTCTTTTGTCCCAAATTACAATGCAAAAGAAGTTATTGATCTAAACGAAGTTGTCGTTGGTTTAACTGGAGGAACGCAATATTTTTACCGAGTTAGAGCAAAAAATGAAACAGAGATTTCGGGTTATTCAAATGTTATTAGTGTTGTTACTACAGGTACGAGTAACATTCCTGAAGATCCTACTTTCTTAAAAGTAAAAGCAAATAAATTGGCACATCCATTTTTTGTGGGTATGGCAATAAAAGCTTCGCAATTAACAACCGGAAGTCCTTATGATGTTATTTTGAAAAATGAATTTAGCAGTATTTCTGCCGAATATGAAATGAAAATGGATCAAATTTCTACTGCAAGTGGTGTTTATAACTGGACTGTAGCTGATAAAATTGTCGCTTATGGAAACTCTAATAATATCAATGTTCACGGTCATGCTTTGGTTTGGCATAATTCAGTTCCAAAATGGTTAAAAGATTTTTCTGGTACTGATGCAGAATTTAAGGCAGAAGTAAAAAAATATATCACAGATGTAGTTACGCATTATGCAGGAAAAGTAAAATCATGGGATGTTGTAAACGAATCTGTAGATGATAACGGCACTTCTATGAGAAATACAATTTTTCTGCAAAGAATGGGCGCTAATTATGTAAAAGATTGTTTTCAATGGGCAAAAGATGCAGCAATCGCAGCTGGTGACAACTCTTTATTATTGTTTTATAATGATTATGCAACCTCAACAAATCTTGCAAAACAAAATAAAGTTTATAGCATTATAGATGATTTAAAAGCAAGCAATCTTATTGATGGTGTTGGTTTTCAAATGCATAATAACTATTTAAACCCAACAAAAGCTCAAATCGAAACCGATCTTAACAAAGCTGTAGCAAAAGGGCTGAAAATTCACGTTTCGGAATTGGATATACAAGTAAATCAGGCTAATGATATTTCAACTTTTACAAATGAAAGAAGACTGGCTCAAAAAGAAAAATATAAAGAGATCGTTAAAATATACAATGCACTTCCGGCGGCAAATAAATACGCCTTAACCATTTGGGGAATGAAAGACAACGAATCCTGGATTCCGTTTAGCACGGAACTTAACCACCCAGGGAATGACTGGCCTTTATTGTATGATTCAAATTTTGCTATCAAAAGCTCTCATACTGGATTTCTGGAAGGCTTAGATTAA
- a CDS encoding RagB/SusD family nutrient uptake outer membrane protein, which produces MKKLFKLFMMGMLIPLLSLFSCSDDFLDAPSENQLTPADLPEGVTAFDGIAESLYFKPWFTFNDKFLIAVGDMYAGNAFTFDGAYAQFKDAQVTSQNPILTEGYTSLFSVIDQSNNLMSLVEARKSELPEASYKNAIAISRFMRANAYFYLVRTFGAVPIISKAGSAAQPKRNLVTDVYKFIKQDLEYAIENLPATSVKKGYVTKFAAMGILAKVHLTLNEYGECAALTQKIIGNQYILIQDYGNLFSSPENNNSAESMFALQWKAIATEWGTQNTNQAYIVPGGTGITGGGDGWGVYLPSISLQSGFEPNDTRKKNTIMTDGDFYPELLKNQGGFRYKKIYSSTAANFRKYIVGSAAERNDVFFMRTSQNTIILRYSDVLLMNSEAILAGAGSTTSAAALSSFNEVRARAGLPAKTVLTRNDLFNERRVEFALEGQYFFDLKRRGLAEATAIISQQEVGFYSDDARTDLVSRKITPGSNYFELPLPQTAIDTNPSLLEPPVPFNFN; this is translated from the coding sequence ATGAAAAAACTTTTTAAACTTTTTATGATGGGAATGTTAATACCATTGCTGTCTTTGTTTTCCTGTTCTGATGATTTTTTGGATGCACCATCTGAAAATCAATTAACGCCGGCTGATTTACCGGAAGGAGTTACCGCTTTTGACGGAATTGCTGAGAGTTTGTACTTTAAACCGTGGTTTACTTTTAATGATAAATTCCTGATTGCCGTTGGAGATATGTATGCCGGAAACGCTTTTACATTTGATGGTGCTTATGCGCAATTTAAAGATGCTCAGGTAACGTCACAAAATCCAATTCTGACAGAAGGATATACTTCTTTGTTTTCGGTTATCGATCAATCGAATAATTTAATGAGTTTAGTCGAAGCAAGAAAAAGCGAATTGCCTGAAGCGTCTTATAAAAATGCCATAGCAATTTCAAGATTTATGAGAGCAAATGCTTATTTCTATCTGGTAAGAACTTTTGGAGCTGTGCCTATTATCAGCAAAGCAGGATCGGCTGCACAACCTAAAAGAAATCTTGTTACTGATGTTTACAAATTCATAAAACAAGATTTGGAATATGCTATAGAAAATTTGCCTGCAACTTCAGTAAAAAAAGGATATGTAACCAAATTTGCAGCAATGGGAATTCTTGCAAAAGTGCATTTAACGTTGAACGAATATGGAGAATGTGCTGCTTTAACACAGAAAATTATCGGAAATCAATATATCTTGATTCAGGATTACGGAAACTTATTTAGCAGTCCGGAGAATAACAATAGTGCCGAAAGTATGTTTGCCCTGCAATGGAAAGCAATTGCTACAGAATGGGGAACTCAAAATACAAATCAGGCTTATATCGTTCCGGGAGGTACAGGAATTACTGGCGGTGGCGACGGTTGGGGAGTTTATCTGCCTTCTATTTCATTGCAAAGTGGCTTTGAGCCAAATGACACCAGAAAAAAGAATACAATCATGACAGATGGTGATTTTTATCCTGAATTATTAAAAAACCAAGGTGGTTTCAGATATAAAAAAATATACTCATCGACTGCAGCAAATTTCAGAAAATACATTGTAGGTTCTGCTGCCGAAAGAAACGATGTGTTTTTTATGAGAACTTCACAAAACACAATTATTCTTAGATATTCTGATGTTTTATTAATGAATTCTGAAGCAATTTTAGCTGGAGCTGGATCAACAACTTCTGCAGCAGCTTTAAGTTCTTTTAATGAAGTGAGAGCCAGAGCCGGATTACCAGCCAAAACAGTATTGACAAGAAATGATTTATTTAACGAAAGAAGAGTCGAATTTGCACTCGAAGGACAATATTTCTTTGATTTAAAACGCCGTGGATTGGCTGAAGCAACAGCGATTATTTCGCAGCAGGAAGTAGGTTTTTATTCTGATGATGCGAGAACGGATTTAGTTTCAAGAAAAATAACTCCGGGAAGCAACTATTTTGAATTGCCATTACCGCAAACTGCTATCGATACTAATCCATCGTTATTAGAGCCTCCTGTTCCTTTTAACTTTAACTAA